The Silurus meridionalis isolate SWU-2019-XX chromosome 25, ASM1480568v1, whole genome shotgun sequence genomic interval CAGCAATAAaccacagaagaagaagaagaaaaaagaaaaaaaagagaagaagaagaagaaaaacagaagaagaaaaacagaagaagaagaccaaATAGAAGCAGTACACCATTAAGAAGACCAAGAAGAAGAACACCATAAATAAGAAGACCACTAAGACCACCTTGTCCTTTATAAACTCTTCCGCAGAGGTGGTTAATGATGTGATTATGGCCTCTGTGGTGTTCAGGAATTATAATAAACTCCGCCGCGTGCACAGCAGAACTTTACCCGTCATGTCTCAGTTCTCAGGTCAGTGTTTAGTCCTGTACAGTCCTCATATTATTATCTCAAAGCCATGGCGGCGCTTTGATCCTTTGCTCGGACGGGTCGCGTGGTGTAGGTGGCGTCGCCATGGTGACCTGTGGGGTCGCGCGGTTCGAATGTGATATCGGTATCGCGATACGTTTGATCCGATAGTTTCGAGATGCTGATCTTAAAGGAACAGTTCAGCTTTGATTCGGTAAAAGTGTcgatgttttgtttaattataaatgaataaattataaaaaaaaaaaagcaggtgttTGTGCAGAATGTTctcacaaaatatatttaaatgatttcttGGCAGTTACTACTTTATATGATGGAATTCTGCATACTATTAGTGTTTAAACGTGTGAAAATTAAATCATATTGAATaattcacatttaatttaataattacatatacTAGCAATAATTGTTGTTATGTTagttaataattttaaatttaataatatatatttttttaaatatgttttgcaGTCATACTGTTTGCATgtaaacaggtttttattttggatagtttattattattattattattattagtagtagtagtagtagaagtattattattagtctaGTATGGAGAATGTCACACACTTATTTGGCGTATTGTTGTGTTTAGGAGACCGATATAAAAGTACGGTCCAGTATGCCGCACGTCCCGACCTCCCCACCCTCGCCTACAGGAAGCTGaacgggaaaaacccaggagtCGTCTTCCTCCCCGGCTTTGCCTCCAACATGAACGGCCAGAAAGCTGAAGCTCTGGAGGAGTTCTGTAGATCTCTGGGTCACTCGTACCTCAGGTAACTCTCCTACAGCGTCGCTTCAGCTTCCTATACATCTACTTCATAttgtgtggaaggagtctccagtgtcagcaaaAGAGGTTCTTCACTACTTTCAAACGGAATTTTACACCACAGCAGTTTATCGGTAACAGGACCAGGGAACGATGACTTCCTGTTCTCATCTGACTTTCGTTTTTTAACACGTTTCAGGTTTGATTATTCCGGCTGCGGAGCATCAGAGGGAAAAATAACGGACTACAATGTCGGCACATGGAAAAAGGATGTCCTGTACGTGCTGGATGAGTTGGTGGAAGGACCACAGGtaggacaggaagtgaggtcactggttttatatataacacAGGAAGTCACAGTGAAATCCTTGTTTTTCTCACTTCTCTTCGTCTCCTTGCGTTCTTGCGGCTGTAGATTTTGGTCGGCTGCAGTCTAGGCGGTTGGCTTATGCTGCTTGCAGCTCTGGCGAGACCGCAGAAGGTCGCCGCCCTGGTGGGCATTTCCACAGCTGCAGATCATTTTGTCACCGCATACAACGAGCTTCCTATTCAGGTGAGAACGGATTTGCAGTGGCAGCGAATACAGTAGCTACAGATACAGTGTCTAGAAATCATGAAgctattattgtaataacaacAAATCTGGTTGCTACAAAATAAAGAAGCAGCAAATATGGTAGCTACAAATACAGTGGCTGGAAATACTAAAGGTATAAATCTGGTAGCTACAAATACAGTAGTGGCAAACTATAAATGAAACATGGTGTTTAAACTCATAAAATCACAGAAACGGCAGAAGGCAGCATGAGATCGCTCCGTCTCCGTACAGAATTCGGCTTCTGCATAAACAGATCACGTGTAACATTGACGTGTACTCTGCAGAAGAAGACGGAGATCCAGGAGTGTGGGTTCTGGTCATTTCCCAGCCGCTACAGCGAGGACGGTTCATACAGACTGAGTGTGGACTTCCTGCGGGAGGCGGAGTCTCACTGCGTGCTGCAGTGCCCCATCCCCGTGTCCTGCCCCGTGCGTCTCATCCACTGCCTCCAGGACGCCGACGTCCCCTGGCACGTGTCCATGCAGGTGGCCGAGCGCGTCCTCAGCAGCGACGTCGACGTCGCCTTGCGCAAACAAGGCTGCCATCGCATGTCAAACAAAGACGACATCAAACTCATCGTCTACACCCTGGACGACCTCATCGACAAGCTCACCACGCTGGGATGAAACTTGCCGGGGGGGGCTTCAGCGCTGCAACAAACCGAGTCCAATCTGAACCAATCAGTGCTCAGCAAGGTCTTGATTGGAGGGAATTTTTCGTGTCATGTTCAGTAGCTAGCTTTGAAAATCCGTCTCGttttttcagaaaataatgattctgttttttctttagcaAACACGTTGGTGTCGTTTTATTTCACACGTGTCGTTTGTAAACCCACCGCTCATGAATATTTATCCGTTATAAACCTGAGCATTAATTACCTACTAAACATTATCACTTTCTACTGCAGTATTCGTTAGCTAGCTACAAATATACAACTAGACTAAGTAACGCAACGCAACGCAACGTTTGGTGGCCGTCACTTTCACTTTACTTCGACTTTATACAGGTGACCTTTGACCTGTGAACTCTCAGACCTTGCACATGTAGAGAAAAAACTAGCTAGTTAATGCTAGCTACATACTCTCCATCGCgactcaatgtgtgtgtgtgtgtgtgtgtgtgtgtgtgtgtgtgtgtgtgtgtgtgtgtgtgtgtgtaaaaaatatgaaattatttttcatttatatatattgcattaaaCACCTGAAAACCCTGAATacacttaattttttatatatttagtatcttgtgttgttttttcaaggcagaaatatttattatattgtgtgtgtgtgtgtgtgtgtgtgtgtgtgtgtgtcctcaacAGCATGTCACTATATAGTCAGGTGATAAAGACAGGAGCAACTTTGTGTACTTTGTTAGTCTGAGTGAATTTCCTTATGCAGGTTAACACGTTTATAGCGTTTATACTATATTAATGATAGTCACGTGAGCGGCTCGTGTTTTAGTCCCGCCCACTTCTGGAGGAATCAATTGAGTTGTGAAAAGTAATGtgtagctttttattttaatcacttGGCCACACCCACTGCTCCAATctaaacacacctcatccagtAGAGACCGAGCACAATGAAAAGACTTTCTCAAGAGTGTTTTATTACGAACACTATGAAGATCTAAATGTGttttgtagcagcagtgaagGCCACAAGTTCTTTAAACACCTCCAAAAAAAGTCATAAAACCACCACCCTGAATGAATTCTGGATTTCCGAATGAAATCACTAATGATATCCGTAAACTTCAATCGTGTTTTCAAGAAAGCAAGACAAAGACAAATGCATTATTTGGTCTTTAAAGCCCCAAATCTCTAAAACACCAATTTATGATTTCAGAGGAACATCACCTGCACTTCTACCCTACAGAGGAACCTTCCTGGAGAAGTTTTCTCCAGCTGTGAGCAGGTTCCTTTCAATGTTGAACTTTGTTCTCTTTATTCTTTGTTCCTGTTTCTGTGAACTACATGATGTACATGGAAATGCTGAGGAACGCACAAGCACCTTTCGACTCCATCACCAGCAGATAGTGATAAATCAGATGGATTAGACAGATCGGACACTGATAGATGACTCAGTAATGATCACTCATCTGATTCTGGGCCTGACAGTGGAGCTGCTGTGTGTTTACATGCTTAGAGCAGAACTGCAGAAACTCATCAGACAACATCAGTGGTTATGGAGGAGATCTTCTGACTTTTGGGTGAGGAAGCATTTTTGAACAGGaacataataatatttatcatcTGCCTGCACCCTGCTGTGTGGAGTCTCTGGTTTTACCCCATagtgaaagtgaaaaaattGAGGAGGCTGTTTATGCCCTCTACTGTTCAGGGGTGGAATTGCTAGACAAACCAGAAACTAAGCCTTGTTACCTGAAAGAATTTAAGCAGGACAAGATGATCTCATTCGTCCAAaggatttgttttattgtagaTTTTAGTAGAACGCACATGTAGTgatgtcttgtgtgtgtgtatatgaattaGAATCAGAAATGTGTCTTTTTTGATCCATTTGGCTTTCCACATGCCCCTCCCGGCCTCCCTATGGGGGGGGTGTGGGGGCAGATTTGCCTTATTTTACTGAAGCATGTTGCCCAAGTTTCCCTTCTGTAATAGTGAATCGACTCCCAAACAAAATGGCTCTTTTTAAAGACtcatttaaatgaattgaatgaatcaattcataaaatataacattaaaattttaaaagacacacggatggatagatagatagatagatagatagatagatagatagatagatagactgattgattgattgattgattgattgattgattgatgtaAATGTGACCGGTTGAACGTCtttaaaatgaagacaaatagACTTGCATAAATAATGGGTGCATTTTAAATCTGAAGACACGCCCCCTGCTGTGGAGTTGCGCTTTGACATTGAGCACACCTGTGCCACGTGATTATGTCGGCGTGTTTGTGGCTTTATAAAAAGCACAGTTGAGTGGGACGCTTTGATTCCTTTCTTGCTAGTAGGCTGGGTGGCTAGAAAAGGTATTTTTATTCTTCTACTCTCCTGTTGCTCTCCCCTGGTGAGTcgcttgttttattttattagttgctAATCATggtctgaatgtgtgtttgtaggtaGATGTGCATGAACGCGGTATCATATAGTGATAATAGTTTAACCCCTATTGTGGGTTATTTTGGGGAAAGGGGGAAactgtttgaaatgttttgtttgtttttttttttttttaggtgcgGCCAAAGAGCGCTAGCTGCTGTTTCCTGCTGTTTCGTATGTTTTGTATATGCTTGTACACACTGATTCATAAACCCTGAATTAGCTTGTTGGGTTACAGGTTGGACCAAGCGGACGTCGCAGCTGTAAACCGCTGGATTACTGagtgttttaaaagattatCCTGCGCAGCGGTTCTGTGCTATGTTTGAGTAAGGACTTGGATATGTATCTCCTGTGCAGGTGTATTAAATTAACACGCTTGGTATTTTTGCTCCGTGAGCCGCTTGGacgctttttaaatattaatcgggagttaattgtttttctctttttaacatgtgtataagtgtaagtACCATTTACATAACTATTTCCACGTGTAACTATCTGAGCTGTGATTTTTGAGACTTAAACAGAAGGGGagattgtgtgttttgggtttatttttggtttattcttgtttttaagAATTATGCACTGATTTGCGGTGTGCTCTGTCCCTTCTGTTACAGAGAGGATGTAATCTAGTCTCTCTGGTTGTGGGTAAATAACTGGTAAGCTGTAAatggtattttaaaatatttaagcattcttttgtttaataaatttgtACTATTTGTGTAAAGTCACGTCTGTCTTTAATCCCATCCGAACCAGCAGGGTCCTTCATATTTTTGTAACTTTCTTTGGTTTAATTATTCTTTTGGGTTCAATCTATTTTCCTGGGTGAATAAATAACCCAGGTGGCGTAGTcggttccttttttatttttaatacctttTTAACCAAAGGTTAAATAAAGGCTACTGATTTGTGTAGAATCCAAACCACACCCACTTCCAGCTGTGCAGTTTACAGCAGCTCAGTACTGAATCAAAGGAATCACCTGCAATGTGTCGGTTCGGTCAAACGCGTTTGTCGACTCAGTGACTCGGTGATGGAGATTTCCGACTCCTCCCAACGCCGAGAGACGGAGACAGAGACGGAGCGGAGAGCAGGGTGAGTGCACacatccatctgtctctctcatccctttcatctattcatccatccattcctcTCTCGTCCATCCCTCTCAtccttttctcatctctctctctcacccatccatccactctctctctctctctctctctctctctctctctctctctctctaaaatcTTATTTAGTTATTAATCTGTAAATTATGCGGAATTCTGCATCCCCTTTGATGTTTGCGCGCGTGCCCCTGGTGCGTTACGGTTGTTTTATTTCGCGACGAGAGATTTATGCGTCATgcgacatgtgtgtgtgtgtgtgcacgcgcgtGTGTGCGTATGTTTGTTTATCGGTTAATTACCATGAAACGAGCTCTCGCgccttttttattaaaagatcaAAAGTGTTATGTGGTGTGGaggcgcgcgcgcgcgctgGACACCATACGGAGCATCACTAATTATGAAACGTGAAACGGTGCAACATCAACAACGGatagaagaaaacacacacacacacacacacacacacgtttactacacacacagaaaatgcgTTAAAACAGTCTGCCTGTGTgtctttgtgcatgtgtgtgcactgCCGTGGcttcctctctgtgtgtgtgtgtgtgtgtgtgtgtgtgtgtgtgtgtgtgtgtgtgtgtgtgtgtgtgtgtgtgtgtgtgtgtgtgtgtgtgtgtgtgtgtgtgtgcattcctGTGTTTTTAAATCCCACTCAGCAGTCCTCCTTGTGTCTGTAGAGCAGATCACTGAGACTAAGAGCTGATGGCGAACCGAGGGCCGAGTTATGGCCTGAGCCGTGAGGTGCAGGAGAAGATCGAGCAGAAGTACGACACGGAGCTTGAGGCTCGAATCGTGGACTGGATCGTGGCTCAGTGTGGAGACGACCTGCAGCGCCCACAACCTGGCAAGCAGAACTTCCAAAACTGGCTCATGGATGGCACGGTGAGGGAGAGGAACCTCAAGCAGTTAtggcagtgttttgtttttttttttttcttttcacacaacTGATgagtcacgtgtgtgtgtgtgtgtgtgtgtgtgtgtgtgtgtgtgtgtgtgtgtgtgtgtgtgtgtgtgtgtgtgtgtgtgtgtgtgcaggcttCCAGTGGTATGCTGATTAATAAGACTTAAATATGCGGCTGTTATACAAACATTCAGTTTGATTTAATGAaactattttctatttataaagcagtaatataaattatatattcaatcatacattatattcattttgttttttttcttcttattcctATATCCTTTTGTGTTGGGACTTCTGAATTTTCCAGCTATttgtagttcttccccaaactgttaacacaaagttggaggcacaaaattgtatctGATGTTCACAGGTCTTGGCTGTATAGTGAGTGTATTAGTGATTTGGGAAGAAgccattttttccccaaatgttGATTTGTTTTCACGAGCGCTGATGTCTCCGTTTCTGCAGATTCTCTGCCGGCTTATTAACAGCCTCTACCCCAGCGACCTGCAGCCCATAAAGAAGATTCCTGAAACCAAGATGGCCTTCAAGCAGATGGAGAAAATCTCTCAGTTCACGCAGGCTGCAGAAGCTTATGGTGTGACCCGAGGAGACATTTTCCAGACTGTTGACCTGTGGgaaggtaccacacacacacacagagagacacacacaagtCGTGATGTTCACTGTAATAATCCTCACACTCTTCTGCTCCTGTAACAGAACTAAATCAGCTTCCCTGCTACTGTAGATCACAATGTAGTTGTGGTCTTTAGGAGATCTAGACGGTGAGGTCAAGCACGAGGCAGGAGTTTCAAGTTTCAGTCCATCAGGAGAATTTGATTCGTGTCGGCGGTTTCATTTGATGgatgaataataaaatgaattccTCTTTAGAGTATACATGCGGCgtaaagaggggaaaaaagcaaaaccACGGCATTATTTTTCTCTTCATGTAGATACgcatttatatcattttctatatatacaaatattctactcaagtcaAAGTGactgttacttcaatgaaattttactgaagtacaagTAAATGTATAGGTTTAAAAATCAACTCAAGTAAAAGCAACTCATTTAAAATCTTCTCCAGGGATTCCGGTGTAGTTCAGAAAGGACAAGGAGACATCAAACTtaaactagttgtttttaattaaagtaaaactttttacaaattaaagtgcaataacaacaAACCCACACTACAGTCCACACGTCTGAGTTTTTCACTTTCACAGCAAAAATAATCTCCTGTTATAATTTCATTTATGATGAGAGAAATGCAGATTGTCTGCGTCTGTCCGTCTGCACCTTTTCTTCCTGTGagtttaaagcttttttttttctccgccATCAGTCAGTCGGTGCAGTAGTTTCCGGGGggtgatttttatatttattaacatttttttattgcattattttaattaatttctcaCTTGCGCTTATGATTTAGAATGTAGTTAAGtgcaaaattacagattttaaaaactactttaaaaagtagaagtacaaaaaaataaaaacgtaatTAAAGTAacgtaaatgtaattcattatactgtatataaactaaTGCATGCGCTACTGCAGTGTAAATTCTGTTCTGTGGCTTTTGGAAAGATTAATTACATCATGAATTCTGCAGACCCAAGACTTCTTTTACTCACCTCTGCCAGGAGGTTAATACTTAGCCAAGAGGAGACTTTTTCATCAAGCTAATGACCTTAAACCTACATCTAAGTCAAGCTGTATAGTGTTTCAGctcagaatcttttttttccacaaattcACTTTCAAttgctctctccctcttttttatttatttttgatgtatTCTTTATGGTGGACATTTGAAAGGACAAAGGTCATATGATCCCTGACTCTTGATGGATTAATGGTAGAAGCTTTGCCCCTGtactcagaggttgctggtttgaATCCAGTGTGTCCCTGTGCTTTAGATCGTGAGTTGGTGCTCACAGGGTCGTGAGAGACCGTGTGGGTGAAGCGACTTAACGGAAAGGATCTTGAAGCTCCATAAGAAGCCTTTCCACACGTCCTGTTGCAGACCAAACCTGAACCTCACTCATATCCTAGAGACCTGTCTGGGATTTGAAGCGGtgacctctcaacccagagtcGCATCATAGAATCTCGTACCTGACTCATGTCTTATGGAACATTTCTCTCTTGTGTGCGTAATCTTTACATGATGTTAAAGCAAaaagctgggatttgaactgggGATGTTATGCACCATGTCCATGTAGAAATTCACTAGAACATTCAGGGACAGGGTTAGACCTGGCTCATGAGGGCTGCAATGAGAAGAAGATGGTGGAGATGGTGGTTTCCCTTCAGTTTTGATTGGTCTAGGACTTTTCTGGGTGTTTCTCTTGTTAACAGGTTTCTGCAGGTGGGGCTGTGAGCACCACTAACCAACACATACCAACTGGTGCTTTGTACGCGAATGCGTCCTCCGTTCCTCTATTCCTCCAGGGCACATTTGTTGTTAGCACACTGGTTAATTAGCCAGGAGGATGTTGACTTAATAGCCTCTATGCTAACAATCACATGACCAAGAGACACATGTGGAGGTTAAATACATGCATTTAGCTTTGGGTGATTTTGTTTCTGCAGTTTCTGCATCATCCTTTATCAACTTCAGTAACAGATCTCAAATGATAAAACACTTCAGAAGGTAGCATGTGTTAGCTttaacaattaatataaatatttcctaGGTTTCTTATCCAGACTCCTCCATTCCTACCCTTGATTTTGTCCTTAGTGTGCTGAACTCCTGGACTTTTTCATCCCCAAAATAACATTTTGCTGCCCTGATCTGCTCGAATCAGCAa includes:
- the tagln3a gene encoding transgelin-3a, producing MANRGPSYGLSREVQEKIEQKYDTELEARIVDWIVAQCGDDLQRPQPGKQNFQNWLMDGTILCRLINSLYPSDLQPIKKIPETKMAFKQMEKISQFTQAAEAYGVTRGDIFQTVDLWEGKDMAAVQRTLMALGSEALTKDDGHYHGNKDWFRRKAKGHRREFSEEQLRQGRSLIGLQMGSNRGASQSGMTGYGTPRQIMRYDSPRRNGEPSSP
- the abhd10a gene encoding abhydrolase domain containing 10, depalmitoylase a; the encoded protein is MASVVFRNYNKLRRVHSRTLPVMSQFSGDRYKSTVQYAARPDLPTLAYRKLNGKNPGVVFLPGFASNMNGQKAEALEEFCRSLGHSYLRFDYSGCGASEGKITDYNVGTWKKDVLYVLDELVEGPQILVGCSLGGWLMLLAALARPQKVAALVGISTAADHFVTAYNELPIQKKTEIQECGFWSFPSRYSEDGSYRLSVDFLREAESHCVLQCPIPVSCPVRLIHCLQDADVPWHVSMQVAERVLSSDVDVALRKQGCHRMSNKDDIKLIVYTLDDLIDKLTTLG